The DNA segment GAATTGGGGCTTATTACAATAGTCGCAGTGCACATAAATAGACAATCCCGCCGTCTGCAGTACGTATTGTTTATAGCGGTATAACGTAGCTCGCGTCGACGAGTGGTATCAATACGTCATCTGCAAGAAGCTCAACACGCATGAGTGAAACAAATGACCATTTCGCATTGTCACCAACAAGTCGGTGTACAGTGTTCATATTAGCTAAAGCCATTTGTGTGTCCGTAAACGCCTGTGCGGCTCCCAATACTCCCGCGGTATGCACGCCCTGAATAAGAACTATTGTTCGTTCAGGATTGAATGGATTTGCGAACCGCGCAAACAGCCCGACATCGGCTATCAGTTCCCCGCTTTCCGTGAACTCTGACAGTAGCCAACGTTTAATATTCCCTACAGCAAAGCTTAGGGCAGGAGGCGATTCTTGATAGTTGACTCCAATTGCCACCCGTTGCATTATCTCCCTCGCAATGACATTGCCGTCGTTCTCGTCCCCGAAACCCGGACCGCCTATTACTATTAAGTCATCTCTGAGATGTTGGCGAGCCGGGAATTCATTGGGAGTGTAAGGGATCACGCGGATACCATATAGGCGAGATAGAAACATTGCCACTTCCAAGAAAGCATCCTTGTCGCCGAATTTATCGAGGTGAATGTAGTTCGGCGAAGACCTAGACGCCGACGGGAGGTTGTCATAGGATGGCGGACAAATCACGTGAACGTCACGGCTATGCTGGCCGAACCAAATCAGAGATGCGAGTTGCTCGTGCCACTGCGTTCCTCGTTCCCAGCAATCGACTACTGCTTGCCAGAATACCGCAAGTTGATTGTCAGCTTCTCGTTCTTCAATTGCATTCTTGAGTGACTCGTAAATAACAAGGCAACTCGGTGCTTCTACAAATATACCTGCACTCAGGCTCTGCGACCTCTTGGAGCGAAGTAGTAGACAAGGAATAGTCTTCGCAGCTACCTTCCCGCAAATATATGCCATTCTTTTGTCTTCCTCAGATACTTCAATCACGGCTCCATCAACAGAGTCAATCAGATTCTCCTCAGATATCGTTAGCTGGTGATTGTCATCAAGCAGCAGCACTTCTGTTTCGACGTCGAACCTACCTGTCGCAAGAGCCAAGACGTGCGAACGGAGGGTAGAGGCGAGACTGCGCGCGTCTTCCGGGCTATATGACTCCGTGTGAGAAGTCCGGAGGCAGCAGACAAGAAACTTCACAGTCAGATCTCCTTTCCACCAGGTGTTCTGTGTAGACGCGAGCGTAGAAAGCCACGCCATTTCGACATTGATTGCCATTGTCCTCGATAAACGACCGTTTGCGGAGGAATATCAGTCCTTACGATTTCGCGAGCGCCGATGTAGGCCCCTTCACCGATTGTAACTCCACCGATAATCAATGCGTCAACACCGACAACACAACCACGCCTAAAAATCGGGGACGGTTCGTCCGTCGTATCCCAGTCTGCTGTAGGATCCCTGTGGGAATGCGCGATTGAACCCATGAATGTAACATCATCTTCAAGTACAACGCGCTCGCTCACGTCGCCGCCAACGATGCAGCGACGCCCAATTGTGCATCGATTAAACAATTGTGATCCGTATAGAACTTTCGTTCCTTGCCCCACCGTTACTCCGACACCAACACGGCAATAATGATCAATCGCGACATCACTACCTATAGAAGAATCCCAATGAATGACACAGAAAGCACCAATCGTTACTCCAGATCCTAATCGAGGGGGTGCGGCGCCATCACCCTCACCAATGATGGTTGCATGACCAACTACTAGATCATCGGGAATAGCGACTTTCGGATGTATCCATGCTGTCGGAGAAATTACCACTTACATCTCCCCCTTATGTAGGAACCGGACAAGCATATCGTATACACGTCGATGATTCTGCAATGTTTCCGGCCAATCAAGATCATTATCTCCTGGAACAGCAAATCCATGGTCAACATTTGGGAAATCGATGAGCTTCACTACCGGGAAGCGACAGGCGTAGTTCTGCGAATTGAGATGGGGAACTCCTGTGTCGGCGGTGCCATGAATTATTATAGTCGGGCAGGACGGGGGAGGCGCAGCACTGAAGTAAGGGAACTCCGCTATGATCTGGCGCGAGAATGGCCGGCCGGATGTCATAAGGTAGTGGTTGGCATCCAGGTTGTCCCTGGCAGCATCATTCAAGCCTAACATGCGATTGCCAAGACCCTCATACTCAATGTAATCGTAGGAATAGTCTAGAACAGGCGCTAACAACACCACCGACCGTAAATTGTGGGTCGTTGTTCTACTCCATGCCACAGAAACGCCACCACCAAAGGACGCAGCTATGAGATCAAGACTGTCGGCACCGGTACTCTCAACCAGTGCACAAGCAGCGGCTTCAATATCGTTGGCTATGCCTGCAAGCGTGAGTTCGGCAATAGGACGATCACGGTCGACACCATAGCACCGCCAGTCAAAGCGGAAAGACGCGATACCGGCTTTTGCGAAAGCTGCGGCCATTCGCAGATAAAAACCCCATTCGTCTCTATCGGAATCAATTCCATGAACCAACAACGCAAAATGCGAAGGAATTGAATTTGGTACGCATAGGGTTCCCTCAAGTGGGACGCCATCAAATGAGCGAAATGAAACGATCCGTTCTTTCATATACAGTTCTCCTCTTGAGCAGCGACAAAAACCTCGATCTCGGCTACGCTTGTCAAATGCTCAATAGCGTCGTCAGGGATCTCGATTTCAAACATTTCCTCTAAAGCTAGAATGATATTTATCTGAGCCAAAGAGTCCCAGTTCTGTGTTCTATAAATACCAGAATCAGCAACAATGTCAGCAGTGTCTATATCGAGAATTCGAGCAATTAGTGCGTGAAGGGATGCAATTCTCGACGATCTGGGAGACGCCTCATTCATATAAACTATGACTCCGGGCGGCTAAGAGACTAGCGGCCTGATAATCGACTTTCATTGATGGTAGACGCGGAATTCGCGATACATGTGCGACACGAACTGGCCAAAGATTGCGAGGAATCTCCTGAAGTGCCAAGCGCACCCGATTGGCGCGGTCATCATTCGATCCTTCTATCAACAAGACTAGCCCGCTAGAGTTACTGAAGAGACAGCAAGAAGAACAAACAACTGCTGAAACTCGTCGCTCAAGCGGCTCTGGTGAGACCAAAACGCCGTGATAATTGAAGCGACGGTCGAGACGACCAACAACAGCAAGAGTGCCGTCTTGCAGTTTGGTGACGGTGTCCCTAGTCTCGTGGCGTCCATTGAACGGCTGTACCGACAATCCAGTATTCGAACCTAATGCAAATTCGACATAGCCTACAGCTACGTGTTCGCTGAAAACAATGAGCTCTAAAGCTGAACGATCAGCTCGGATGGAAAAACTCCAGCCGTCTAATTCGGTGCCAATAGAGCAAGGGGCGTCTACTCCTGAAACTAGGTCATCGGTGACATCGGCAACGGAAGCGAATCCGTTAGTCTCAGTGGAACCATATGTGTTTAGGATGCGTGCAGCCGGAAATAACTTATGGGCGGCCTTCGCAATACCCGACGTCAACGTCTCGCCTCCAAAACCAACAAACCGCATCGCCGGATTCTCCGCGCCCACAGTTGAATTGCTAAACATCGAAATCCAAATTGGTACGGAGCGCCAATGAGTAGCGCCGAAACGTAGTAAAGAGCTAAATGCGCGAACCCTATCCGCAATACGAATCAACGGAACCCACGTAGAACCAGAGAAAAGCGAGAGAAAAAAATTAGTTAGGCTGAGATCTGAGGCGTTCGCGGGATCAGCTAACACAGCGCCTTCAGCGAGATGAAGGCGGTCGGAACCTCTCGACAGAAAAGCGTCATGCCCGTCGCGTGGTAGCAACACAGCTCGTACCGACCCTGTAGTGCCGGATGTGAGACCAACATACCTTAATGGCGGAAGATTGGTTCCCAATTTCCACTCCGCGTCGATAAGTCGTTGCACTGCGACGGAGGAGTCGCTGGCGTGCATGCGAACAGTCGCGCCAAGTTTCGTAATTACGTAGTCGAGAACTGCGGTAGTTTCAAGTCGGATGTTGCGTAATACGAAAGGTGTATCTCCAAGGACACATGCAGTAATTGCTATGTACGTACCGAGGCATATCTCCCCATCAATAACTACAAGGTCACTATGTCGCAGCTTCTGTGCAAGAGACATCGCTTGAGTGACCAGGTCGCGCCAACAAAGTGGAGACTGGCCATCTACAGCATTGGCTAAGGCTTTCTTCCTGGAGTAGATGTTATCAGATAGAGTCGTCATAGCTACATTAAGGATCGAGTGTTGGTAGGTTGTATGTGGGCGTATTGCCGGTAAATGGTGCCTCCAGGATGTCCTCAAATTCGTCCACTACTCTTGCCCAAGAGTTGTCGGTGTGAACCTCAGACAACCTGATGAGGCCCCTGTCAAGTAATCGAATTGCACGGCGGAGCCGAGCACTTAGCTTTTTGCTTGCACGGCTTTCGATCCAGGCTAGTGCCCCTGCTGATACCGTAGTAGCTAGCCCAATCAAGCCTGCAGGACCGCCCATGGATTGCGCGACTGCAAAACCAACTCCAACAATAGTAGCGCCGATCCCAAGAACTGTCCAGCGATTTGTGATAGATTCAAGTCGATCTGCTTCGCCCAAGTAGTCTCTTCGAATCCTCTCTATGCGCGAACGATATTCTGTCGCCTTCTCTGGAACTGGCGCGCTCCGCATTGATATCATTGATTCTGATGGACAAAGGTCGCGCCAATCTGCTCTATACGGCCAATCAGCACGACCGTACGCCTCGGCTATGTCGGTTTCTCGGTCCGCCTCCATCGACTGAAACTGAGAATGATCGGTAATGGAACGCACGCTCGTTGCGGCAAACGCGTACCGGGCCGAGAGGCTTTCGAGCGCGCTAGCTGTCGCACGCAGAATCCCCAACTTCGTTTCGGGAACGGTTACAATTCGATACACCCATGCGCTAGCTGCGAGCAGGAATAGTGTGGCCGGCGCAAATGTCCAAGGCGGCCAGTGCATTGATTCCGTCAAACTGGCGAGAATAACGCCACCAATCTGGATACCTGTCGCAAGGGTGTCTCGGAACTTGCAGCGACGAGCTAGCATGGTGTAATGATTGACGGCGGTGACATGCAAAGCGGACGGACAAGTCATGATACTACGACGTGCTCCTGGGTTTCTGGTCTATACTGATTGCGAAGCGATACAACAGGTTCGGGGTTTTGGATGCAACCCTCTGCGAGGTAAGCGGGCCAGGTGGCTCTGCCATTTATGATTGGGATGTAGTGTTGAGCACCAGTAGTGTATTCTCGACCTACATAAACAAGGCCGTCGATCACTACACCTGATCGCGCGGAATGTGCCAACAAAGCTCTTTGGCGATATTGATCAAGTTGAACACGTGCGCTGGAGTGGGAATCTGGTTGGAGGCGCGAATACCGGTACAATGGTTGCGCAACGTGGCACAAGTTTTGTGATCCGGCGGCACGTAGGATACGTAGGAAAAACTCCGTCATCTCACCCCATCGGTAATTCTCGTTGAATCCTTTTATTTCCAATACAAGATCTCGTGTCAATAGCTGGGGCTGAATAGCAAAAACCACAGAATGCCACGGGTCGAAAATTGTGCCTCCATACTCCTCATGAAGCTTCCCTAAATATGGTGCGGCGTACCGCCGGACAAAACGATCCGGAGATAGAACTAGACAATCACCAATTACAGCACAAGCGTTGGTCGATTGCGCCGAATTGTAGAGGCAAGCTAGCGCAGTTGCTTCGAGTTGATCATCGGCATCAAGCCAAGATATGTAGTCGCCGTGGGAGCACTTGATCCCTAAATTGCGAGCGGCAGCGATGCCCGACGGACTTGACATAGATGCAAATCGAAAAGTCCGGTTGGTCGAGGAATATCGACGCGAGATCGGCATCAACTGGTCAGCCATCTTCCAATCGGAGCCATCATTTACAACGATCGTTTCAATCTCATGATCAGTGGTCTGTAGCGCTATGCTTTCGAGGGCTCGACGGAGCAACATGAGCGGTGTATTTCGCCACGGAATTACAACGGATATCATCAAAATGTGCCCCCTAGTGCACCCGGCTCTCGCCATTTGGATGTTAGAAGGTAGTGCTAATTCTTTCGTCTTAAATATTAAATAATAACAAAGCAACGCCAAATAAGTCAAGCTAAATTTACAGAAACGGCTAACTAGCCCTTCAGAAACATCCTAGGAGAATTTCGACCAAACTGGCTCCTGGGACTTGTTGGTGCCAGAACTCATCCGACGCAGTTCTCCATCACCCAGTAGGTAGACGCAAGAAAGGAACTGCTATCCGGAGAGAACTCATGCCGCTATCGGCCACTGGGAATCCGACTCCAGAGCAGCGCTGTAAGGAGATGGCCACCATCCTCGGCCGAGGGCTCTTACTTCAAGCGAAAATGAGCTGCCAGCATTGGCCAATTCCTGCTTTTTGATCAAGTCTTAAAACTACTTGCTTTGGCGTTACTTCAAGTCTGCCAAGTACCACACTGCAATTCATTTGCGTTCCTGTGGCTAATTTGTGACCATAACGGGTCACAATCAATACAAATCACAACAAAGCAATACTTGAACTTCTGCCGCCCAACTCGTTGCTCCATTATTAATTGTCTTGGCGTTCAGTCATTTACATTTTCGTCAGGATCGCTTTTTAAGTCCCTGGCGTCCACCAATTCCATTGCTGCCGCAATTGCCAATTCAACGACAAATTACACGAATTTCAATTGGGGAGTAAGATAATAAAAACTTCATGATTCCCATAATTAGCCTTGATCCGATAGTATGATTATCATCATGTTTACTTTATGACATAACCTAAAGGTCATATGCTAAAATGATCCTCTAAGAAATCGTCTCAATGAATTGCGGGCCTTCGAGGGCCGCTGTCGGGGAAACATGTTTATGACAACCTATACTCGTAGCGAGTTCGCCGGGCTATACAGCTCGTAAGAATTCACTAAGTCATTCGGCATGAGGTGGGCATAAACGGATGTGACCGCCAAGCTGGTATGCCCCATGATCCGACTCAAGATCGCGGGACTGCCGCCCAGCCTTAAGTAATGCGTTGCCGCTGAATGTCGAATTAGGTGGGGGGCGAGCTTTATTCCGCACCGGAGGCCTGTCCGTTCAAAGATTTGGTGAATGTGCCGGTATGACAGAGGCTCTCCTGTTTTTGTGCAAAACAGCTTGTCACCACCCAGCTCAGCACGAAAGCGCGTAAGGTAGTAATGGAGAACTTTGACAACCTTTGCTCCCATAGGGACTTCCCTCCACTTCCGGCCCTTGCCAAGGACCCGAACCAAGCCAGCCTTGAGATCAACATGCTCGGTGGCCAACCCTGCGATTTCGGCACGCCTAAGCATACCATCCCAGGCCAGAAGCAAGAGCGCGAAGTTGCGGTAGCCCTCAAATGACCTGCGGTTGAGGCAGGACAGGGCAAGCTCATACTCGGTCGGGGTAACGATTTCCTTAACTTTCCGCTCGCACTTGACCATTTTCAGGCCTTTAGTCGGATTTGGTTTTCCATCCCAGACGCCTTCTTCTTCAAGGTAGTTGAAAAATCGCCGGTAGGCCCGGATTCGGCCATTCACGGTCTCATCTGAGACCTTACCCAACAACGCAAGCACATAACCCTGAAGATCACGCTTGGTAAGGTTATCAATATCGATGTGTTGAATGTCGAGATAGCGGGCCAAGTGGCCCAGCCGCTCAGCGTAAACATTGATCGTGGCTTCGGTGAGTCGACGCACTCGGCAGCCAAAAAGGAACGTATCGAGGTACGTCCGCCAATTCTTCCCCATATAGAAATTGTCGACTTGGTTGTAGAGATTCTTGAGTTGGTTCATCCCTAAACTCCTATAGTCTGTGACTCATTCATGCCGGAATTCAGGGACTTGAGCCAAATGGTGCGCTGTATCTGCAAGAATTATAGCGGCTTAACAATCCGATCGTGGACTAGATGGTAGGGTCACTGCTTGGAAGGCTGTGACTCTAGCCAACTGAGTTACTCCCGCGAGCGGCAGGATTATATATATAATGTGGCCTTTCCGCAAGCGAATTTTCTTTTTCCCTGCCTCCCTGACCCGGGATTTCCCCGTCAATGATTCCAATATTAAAAAGAAATATCTCGGTATTTACATTTTAATTGCAAAATATTATGGACTCGACGGTATAAGATTCACTTATAAAATGGAGGTGATTTATGACAAAATTAAACAGGCTGTTAATTGCGGTTGCATTCGGCCTGATAATTTGTCTGGCTTCGGCCGGTATGGCGCAGTCCAACGCCGCCCCGGCCGGAACATCTGTCAGAAAACTCGATTATGTCGGCAGCGCCATGTGGACCGGCGCTCACGAGGTCCGTATGGCCGGCAATCTTGTCTATTGCGCCATGCCTTATGGCCTGGAAGTCTTCGATATAAAAGACCCTTCTCATCCCCGAATGATCGGCCAATTCCTCACTGAGGGGACCGCCCATCGCATGGCTGTCGTCGACAGCGTAGTTTATCTGGCCGATGGTGAGGACGGCCTTCTCATAATAGACTTTTCCAACCCGTCAAGTCCGAAGATTCTCGGTAATGTCGATACGCCCGGTCATGCTTACGATGTCGAAATTTCCGGGAAATACGCCTTTATTGCCGACGGCGCGTCCGGACTGCAGGTTGTCGATATATCGAAACCTTCCGCCCCGAAATTGGTCGGAACCTACGATACCCCCGGAACCGCCTACGGTGTCGCTGTCATGGGCAAGTATGCTTATATCGCCGATGGAAAAGAGGGCCTGCAAGTGATTAATATTTCCAATCCCAAATCGCCGCGCTGGACAGTCAGGGCAGACACACGGGGCGAAGCCAGGGATGTTTCTGTCGCCGGGTCATATGCCTACGTCGCCGCGGCGGACGAAGGACTGCATATTATCGATATCAAGAAGCCGACTGCCCCGTTCAGTATCGGATTTTACGATACCCCCGGTTTTGCCCGAGGTGTCGAAGTTGCCGGCAATCTGGCTTATGTCGCCGACGGTCACGCCGGATTACAGGTTATTGACGTTACCGTGCCCGATGCTCCCCGACCGATCGGTCATTGCGAAACGCCCGGATATGCCGAGGGGGTGGCGGTTGCCGGAACCATCGCCTGTATCGGTGACGGTGACGCCGGCATGCAGGTCATCGACATTTCCAAACCGCAGACGCCGCAGATTGTGGGAAGTCTTGGCCGGCCCGGTTATATCACCGATGTCGACATACTTGGTGATTATGCTTTTACCGCCTGTCATGATGCCGGATTAAGGATCATCAAAGTCTCGGATCCGACTGCCCCGCAGTTGATAGGCGAATACAACACGCCCGGCTCCGCCACGGGCGTGCAGGTCCTGGACGGTTATGCTTTCATCGCCGACGGCAGCGCCGGCCTGCAGATAGTCAATATCGCCGATCCGATGAAACCGGCGCTCGCAGGAACATACAATTCCATGTGGGTCACTGGCGATGTCGCGGTCGCGGGAAATTACGCCTATGTTGCCGACGGCGACCGGGGGCTGAAAATTGTCGATGTCACCAATCCGCAAAATCCCGATCTGGTCGGCCATCTCGATACCAACGGAAGCATCAATGGTGTCGCGGTTGAAAAGAATTACCTGTATGTGGCGGAAGGAAGCGCCGGAATGCTGATTGTCGATGTTACCGATCCGACCAATCCGCGCGCAATCGGCTCTTATGATACCCCCGGCTATTCACTGGATGTCGCCGTAAACGGTAACTATGCTTATGTCGCCGACGGGGACGGCGGTCTGCAGATTATTGATATTTCCGACAAGACAAAACCGCTTCCGGTGGCGCTGATCAAGACCGATGGCACGGCCCGCAAGGTCGCGGTCGGAAATGGGAATCTCTATGTCGCCGATGACCTCGCCGGTGTCCTGGTGTATGATATGAAAAATCCGAAAGCCCCCCAACTGGCCGCCAACTATGACACCAAGGGACGGTGTTTCGGGGTGGCCTACAAAAATGGCTTCGTTTATGCCGCCGATCTGTACGGGTTGCTTATTCTGAAGTAAACAGCGACATAGTACAGTCGCAAGTTGGAATATTCCGCGGGGTCGTGCCGAGGGCTCAAATCCGATGCATGACCTCGCTTTTATTTAGCCCTCGGAATATCCCCAACTGCCCGATGATGTCACATGTCCCTCGGTATAGTCGTACCACATCCCGGAGCATGACGGGCGGCCCGAGCCCCAGTCAACTTTCCAATCGATGGCATCATTGACATAACATTCCAGATATCCGGTTTTATCCGAACTCAGGGAAATCTTGACCTCCATATGATTGACTCCGACATACCAGTTGATCAAGACGTTGGTTTGCCCGCCAATCAAGGTCCAGCCCCAGTGATAATTCGGCGCGCCCACCAGATTCTCCGTCAATTGCATCGCTCCGATACTTTTATCATGCTTCTCACCGGCTTCGATATATGTCCAATCGGTATAATCTATCCCGGACCTGTTGCCGTTGAAAATAATTCTCCAGCCATAGGCCGAAGCGGTATCACGCCGGATCAGTTTTATCCCCAACTGGTCGGCTGTCCAGGTGTACACCACGGAATCTCCGTCGACAATACTGTCGGCGGGGGTCCCCGACGGCGTCAGATGGCTGAACAGAGAATCATACTTTTTGGCCAGCGTGGTATAGGTATATGCCTCGCCCGTAAAATTAGCCCCGCATAATAACAGCGCCTTATCGGGCGTGTTCAGACTCACCACGGATGGATTGAAAGGATTGGTACTGTCCGGGCCGACGGGATTGCTCTTCTTGCTGGAACATCCGGCCAATATAATAATCGCCAGCGCCGCGGTCAGAATTTTCGCGATGACATGCCTACTCACAATTGCCTCCAATTTATGAAACTGATCCTTATTTTTTAAAAAATGCCTTATTCAGGTACCCGCCGAAATTTAATCTCAAAAACCATCCTGTCAACCCCTCATATATATATGACGCAACCTGTGCGCGGCGTTATTTTGCTGGGGCGTATTGCCATACGCCCCTACAATACCTTTCATCACCTTCCCCCATAATGACGATCCCGCATGGATTCTGTAGGTCGAAATCCCCTGAATCCGGCGCCAGCCGGATGACGGGGTTTCGACATCTTCCCTGAAATTCGCCTTCATAACCTCTTGCCCCGCAACATCCGAAATAAAACAAAGCCGCCTAAATTTGCGGTAACCGCCAAGCGAGCAACGGCATACCGAAAGTTGGGTTTGTTTTGTGAAATTTTTTCGATATCCCCGGAAACCACTCTTTGCCCCCCGCAACATGCTCCCTCCATTGCGCTTGCGGACATGCAACCGCCGCAAATTGATTGGCTTGGTATCGCAAAACAAAGCAGGTTTGGCCTCCTCGCTCATTATAGACCATAAATATAATAGTCCTTTCTATAATTGGCCCCGCCGACCAGATCACACCGAAATGGTATCGAAAATGCAATAATAAGAAGCAAGATTCCGTCAGGAGAGACTCCTGACGGCGCTTAAAATGCTTGTAGGTCAAGCCCACTTGGAGCTTGACTCTTGAATTTTGTTCCGTGCGCGGCAGACGTCCTCGTCTGCCGCAAAAGTGATTGCCATAAAATTTCTGTCATCATATAATTAATCGTGAGCACTAGAGGAAGGATAAACGGAGATGGTCCGGCCGTCGAATTCGTAACAACATCGGCGCACAACAGACAATATCTTTTCCGCAATGATGCCATCGCTTTGAATGTGTTAAAGCAATTGAGCGAGACGGCCGGCTATTTTACAATTGCCATTATGGCCTATGTTCTAATGCCATCTCATCTGCACGCAATACTGGGACTTCCCAAAGCCAGGGATCTTTCCAAATTTATGCAGAGTTTTAAGAGTCTCTCGTCGCGGCGGATCAGGCATAAATTCGCTTATAGTATAAATGGTTTTCAGTTCGATTCGAGAACGGCATTATGGCAGCCCCGGTTTGATGATGTATTAATTATTTCTGAACTCCAGTTTAATGTGAAACTGGATTATATTCATAATAATCCGGTAAAGGCGGGTCTGGTACAGAGACCCGAGGAGTGGAAATATTCCAGCGCAGGGTTTTGGTTAAAAGAAATTCCGGGCCCGATTGTGGTAGAGAGTAGTTTTAAATGGATGGAAATTGTCTCGGAGAAATGACAGGCGGCAGACGGGGACGTCTGCCGGGCACAATAATTTAATCCATGGACAAGAAACACAGGGAATTAATCGAGTTGAATTTCAGGGGAATGCTGGAAGATGGAGAATCCCCAGAGTCAGCAATAAAAGAAATGCAACATCTCAACCCGAGGCTACTGTCCGTCCCGATGACGCAGGAAGAGGAGTCCCTGATAAACCAATTAATATTGCAGTATCAAGCCAGGGTAGGTCCAGACCCCGAGGCCACATAGGTCAGGAGCGTTTTCGGGCCTGGCAATTTTTCATCCGGCACCGATGTCAGGATCTAAGAAGATCCTGACCTACCCCAACTGACGGAACATCCAATTATAGTTCCGTCAGGTCCTTAATCCCGACTTGCAGAGTCGGGATGGTGACCTGACGGCCCCCGTCTTACCATTCTTTCCAAACCAGTTTGAATATATCAATCCCCTTGATATACGCCCCCGCACTCGACCATGGCCAATCTTCCGGATTTTGCACCAATCCGGATTTGACGGGATTATTATGAATATAGTCCAATTTAATCCTAAAGACCCTTTCCCCACCAATAGCAACGCGATCATAGCGCGGCATCCATAGATTGCTTATCCTATCAGAAATGTTATTCATAACTCTATGCGCCGTAAATTTCTTGAAGTCGCGCATGAAGTCGGCGAGACAAGAGCCGTCTATAAAAAGCAATAAATGCAGGTGACTGGGCATCAAAACATAGGCCGCGAGGCGGGCTTCATATTTCCGGGAATAAAACTGCAGCGAATCGATTAATATTTGATAGACGCCTTCCGCAGAAGCAAGGCTGGCATGTCCGGAGAAGGTCGTGGTCACAAAGAAGCAAGAATGATTCTTTTGGTCCGGAAAGCGGAGGCCCATGTTTTTATATAATTATGGTGGGGGATATTGTCAAGGACAAAGGCGTCAGTTCATCGCTCGCCGAAGCTCGCTAAGGAACTGACGCAACTATATTGATTAATTTTAGTTTCGTAGGTTACGCCGGCTCGCGGCTTGACACTTGATGGGGTGCAGAATGATGTCAGGCCCCAAGTGGGCCTGACCTACGAGGATTTTGAAAAGAGCGACATTTCAGAAAGATGTCGGGTTTCTCGTCCCTTTCGGGGCTCGAAACTCGACCTACGAAGACCCGCACCGTGCAATTATGATATCAATTTGATGTGAATCGGTCAAAGGGGTGGATAGGTACAGTGAGGTCTACAATTATGTCCGTATATTATCAAAAGCCGATCGGTCTTTGCGCCGGGCATTCATTGCGCGAAATTGCGCCAGAATATTGCTGTAATCTAAACATCTGCAATCGGTTGAGAGAAAAGATGCAAAAAATGGGGCCCCCTTTTGTATCAGAAGAAGCGAAGCCAAAGAACCGGAAACTCAAGTCCTTGCCGAACAACATAATAACCAAGATCCCCGCGCCTCCCCCTGGATTCCGGCCTGCGCCGGAATGACATTGCACGGGAGATGGATTCCGAGTCATGCCCGGAATGACATTATGAGAAGTGTGGTGCAAATCAACACACGGGCAGATGTGGACATCTGCCGCGCACATATGGTAGGGGTCGACCTATGTGTCGACCCGAAAAGGGCGGACACGCAGGTCCGCCCCTACGAAGATCATACCAGGGAAGATGTCGAAACCACAAGGGTTTCGACCT comes from the Candidatus Zixiibacteriota bacterium genome and includes:
- a CDS encoding conserved hypothetical protein (Evidence 4 : Unknown function but conserved in other organisms), whose product is MGLRFPDQKNHSCFFVTTTFSGHASLASAEGVYQILIDSLQFYSRKYEARLAAYVLMPSHLHLLLFIDGSCLADFMRDFKKFTAHRVMNNISDRISNLWMPRYDRVAIGGERVFRIKLDYIHNNPVKSGLVQNPEDWPWSSAGAYIKGIDIFKLVWKEW